In one window of Amblyomma americanum isolate KBUSLIRL-KWMA chromosome 9, ASM5285725v1, whole genome shotgun sequence DNA:
- the LOC144104935 gene encoding inter-alpha-trypsin inhibitor-like encodes MDIAKVLLLFALVAIGAANQEIKPNPYDPRCKSNRPPLQNKPCAHKSFVYVASKRKCAWTCGRGSFVTRRECDGTCRTPVVCNWHHAFETCTRFFPVYYLEKSSGKCVLDVGGCRYYGNNFPTLGECQNTCKAG; translated from the exons ATGGACATCGCCAAGGTACTGCTGCTCTTTGCTCTCGTAGCAATCGGCGCTGCCAACCAGGAGATAAAGCCTAATCCATACG ATCCGCGTTGCAAGTCAAACCGCCCACCGCTGCAAAATAAACCTTGCGCTCATAAGAGCTTCGTATATGTCGCTTCTAAGAGGAAATGCGCATGGACATGCGGCCGAGGCTCATTTGTAACCAGAAGAGAATGCGACGGAACCTGTCGCACTC CGGTGGTCTGCAATTGGCACCATGCGTTCGAAACCTGCACCCGTTTCTTCCCGGTTTACTATCTGGAAAAGTCGAGCGGCAAGTGCGTGCTGGATGTCGGAGGCTGCAGATACTATGGCAACAACTTTCCCACGTTAGGAGAGTGTCAGAATACGTGCAAAGCAG